From Candidatus Methanoperedens sp.:
TAGAAAACTTATCAAGTTACCTAAATTATTTATTAAGGTAATCTGTTTTATACACGTTTAACCTGAATGGACGGGATAGATTTTTCATACGAAGTAATCCTTAAAAAAGGGGAATTGAACTTGAACTGAAACGCCCCGGCTGGGAATTGAACCCAGGTCTTAAGATCCGCAATCTCAAAGGATATCCGCTACCCCATCGGGGCTCTGACCCCACATTCATTTTTGACATATTAAAGGTTATTGGCATATATCTGTTCAAGTTCCAGCAATCTGGTTTTAATATCTATTCCTTCCGAGTATCCGCCAATGCCCTTCTTTGCTACTACCCTGTGGCAGGGAATGATAATGGGGATTGGATTTTTACCAAGTGCATTCCCGACCGCCCGCACTGCCCTGCTGTCTATTTTTTCGGCGAGTTCAGAATAGGTAATTGTTTTACCGTGCTTGATCTTCCTGGTCTCCGCCAGCACTTTTTGTTCAAATGGCGATAGATAGGATATGTCCACATCCGATGAAAAATCAATTGCTTCACCCCCAAAATAGCGTTCTAATTCAAAAGCAGCGTCATGTGTCTTTTTTTCTTTAAGTTGTTTTCCGGGCTCAACAAATCGGAGTGAACGCAATTTTGTACCAGTACCATATTCTATCTCTACATAACGATCAAGAACTTTTGAAAAAATAATGTCCAGAGTCATATGCCATTCAAAATATCCTGTCTTATAATCACATTGATAATACTTCTGGTCGAAAAAATAAAAAGAATAGATCTCTATTTCAGTACTAATTTTACAAATACTGTTACATTGCCTGTCGCACTTACAACACCTG
This genomic window contains:
- a CDS encoding methylated-DNA--[protein]-cysteine S-methyltransferase, which codes for MTLDIIFSKVLDRYVEIEYGTGTKLRSLRFVEPGKQLKEKKTHDAAFELERYFGGEAIDFSSDVDISYLSPFEQKVLAETRKIKHGKTITYSELAEKIDSRAVRAVGNALGKNPIPIIIPCHRVVAKKGIGGYSEGIDIKTRLLELEQIYANNL